A single region of the Lotus japonicus ecotype B-129 chromosome 4, LjGifu_v1.2 genome encodes:
- the LOC130713257 gene encoding E3 ubiquitin-protein ligase RSL1-like → MSLKRKRGVVPSSNVDIIDLCDTDDDDDGVKVLNFIPPINPSTKRRKLQRGESSNDAPFVCEICTDTKTTKDSFSITGCSHAYCSDCVATYVATMVEKNVIYFGCPVPGCSGRLTPENCCVILPAEMLDRWLRALYEATIKQSHKLYCPFADCSALLVNDRWKKVRKSECPYCRRLFCAQCKVPWHGSINCNKFQMLNKDELVNLAEDNKWKKCPHCNIYVEKIGGCQYMQCRSTFISLALLNFAHQYY, encoded by the coding sequence ATGAgtctgaaaagaaaaagaggcgTAGTTCCCTCTTCCAACGTCGATATCATCGACCTCTGTGACACCGACGACGACGACGACGGCGTTAAGGTCCTCAACTTCATACCTCCAATAAACCCTTCCACCAAACGAAGAAAACTACAAAGAGGAGAGAGTTCAAACGATGCGCCGTTCGTCTGCGAAATATGCACGGACACCAAAACGACCAAGGACTCCTTCAGCATCACCGGTTGCTCCCACGCGTACTGCTCCGACTGCGTTGCCACGTACGTCGCAACCATGGTTGAGAAAAACGTGATCTACTTCGGGTGCCCCGTTCCGGGATGCTCAGGACGACTGACGCCGGAGAATTGCTGCGTGATTCTCCCGGCGGAGATGCTGGACCGGTGGCTGAGGGCGTTGTACGAGGCGACGATCAAGCAATCGCACAAGCTCTACTGCCCCTTCGCCGACTGCTCCGCTCTGTTGGTGAACGATAGGTGGAAGAAGGTTAGGAAGTCGGAGTGCCCCTATTGCAGGAGGTTGTTCTGTGCGCAGTGTAAGGTGCCATGGCACGGGAGTATCAATTGCAATAAGTTTCAGATGCTGAATAAGGATGAGCTGGTGAACCTTGCTGAGGATAACAAGTGGAAGAAGTGCCCTCATTGCAACATCTATGTTGAAAAAATAGGCGGCTGCCAATACATGCAATGCAGGTCCACTTTCATTTCTCTTGCATTGTTGAATTTTGCACACCAATATTACTAA
- the LOC130716125 gene encoding uncharacterized protein LOC130716125, with protein MKVSENSPVEALALNYLSFGFLSILNNFWTWLAFSFWNLRVHSTQPELLPIEPGPSTSDSSDPVPEVSGPDVMSAPVAAASGGAVDVDGVTKGKLKFTLCYDTRECGESDGVLTETATAEEWEEEEEWWKRLLRMRRGEFQNGWYTCQDLTVLNGNVVRFWDGATTTTSTSTCVSVW; from the coding sequence atgaaaGTTTCAGAGAATTCTCCAGTGGAAGCTTTAGCTCTCAACTACTTGAGCTTTGGTTTTCTCAGCATCCTCAACAATTTCTGGACATGGCTCGCCTTCAGCTTCTGGAACCTTCGAGTTCATTCCACCCAGCCAGAATTGCTTCCTATCGAACCCGGTCCCTCCACCTCGGACTCATCTGACCCTGTTCCTGAGGTGTCGGGCCCTGATGTAATGAGTGCTCCAGTTGCGGCGGCTAGTGGCGGCGCCGTTGATGTTGACGGAGTTACCaagggaaagttgaagttcacGTTGTGTTATGATACGAGGGAATGCGGCGAGAGTGACGGGGTTTTAACGGAAACAGCAACGGCGGAGgagtgggaagaagaagaagagtggtGGAAGAGGTTGttgaggatgagaagaggaGAGTTTCAGAATGGATGGTACACGTGCCAGGATTTAACGGTGCTTAACGGCAACGTTGTTAGGTTTTGGGATGGTGCTACTACTACTACTTCAACCTCAACCTGTGTTAGTGTATGGTAA
- the LOC130714399 gene encoding uncharacterized protein LOC130714399 — MAETSTLCFSRLTFSSSAPSSISPSRTFPFFSHFNSFPLSPSHSITQPRLLRFAPKANHSGDHSFGFFPWSDDADDEIQWLPEDRITLFTAEGLVQIGGSMVPRRVSSSDKKQGKFKTSKKFQRFQETDYMDPNQGLCLGALFDIAATNGLDMDRRLCIFGFCRSIEMLSDVVEDTVLEHGGEVLAAEKASKGDLHEKLTMTVAVPLLWGVPPASETLHLAVKSGGGIVEKVYWQWNFL; from the exons ATGGCGGAAACCTCCACCCTCTGCTTCTCTCGATTGACCTTCTCTTCTTCCGCTCCTTCCTCCATTTCGCCTTCCAGAACCTTCCCCTTCTTCTCCCATTTCAACTCCTTCCCTCTCTCGCCTTCTCATTCTATCACTCAACCTCGTCTCCTACGTTTCGCGCCCAAAGCAAACCACTCCGGCGACCACTCCTTCGGATTCTTCCCGTGGTCCGACGATGCCGACGACG AGATTCAATGGCTTCCTGAGGACAGAATTACCTTGTTCACGGCTGAAGGACTGGTCCAGATTGGAGGCTCCATGGTTCCTCGCCGTGTCAGCTCTTCAGAT AAAAAGCAAGGGAAATTCAAAACTTCTAAAAAATTTCAACGGTTCCAAGAGACTGATTACATGGATCCCAATCAAGGCCTTTGTCTGGGTGCACTATTTGATATTGCAGCTACTAAT GGACTTGATATGGACAGAAGACTTTGTATTTTTGGTTTCTGCCGCTCCATTGAGATGCTTAGTGATGTGGTGGAGGACACTGTCTTAGAGCATGGTGGCGAG GTTCTTGCTGCGGAGAAGGCAAGTAAAGGTGATTTACATGAAAAGCTAACCATGACTGTTGCAGTGCCATTACTATGGGGTGTTCCTCCAGCTTCTGAGACACTACACCTTGCTGTTAAAAGTGGTGGAGGGATTGTAGAGAAGGTCTATTGGCAATGGAACTTTCTGTAG
- the LOC130712080 gene encoding pectinesterase inhibitor 3-like produces MPKHNPLSLALFANFFLLFAVAATTAATTPQDEVFRSSCAEARYPALCVKTLSKYAGSNTKPLDLAQAATKASLGQARALSIYLKTTVQAQATSTRQRAALSDCMAQISDSVTQLDRTLSELQHLQVKSFQWQMSNAQTWASTVMSNGGSCVRSFRNSDADAKLKLDMNRRVTTVTMLTSNALYLITRLSEGTSRNHRSNSHP; encoded by the coding sequence atgcCAAAACATAACCCTCTCTCCCTTGCACTCTTTGCTAATTTCTTCCTCTTGTTCGCCGTTGCTGCTACAACGGCGGCAACAACCCCGCAAGATGAGGTGTTCCGCTCATCTTGCGCGGAGGCCAGATACCCTGCCCTATGTGTCAAAACCCTCTCCAAATATGCAGGCTCCAACACGAAGCCCTTGGACCTGGCCCAAGCTGCCACCAAGGCCAGCCTCGGCCAGGCTCGCGCCCTCTCCATTTACCTCAAAACCACCGTCCAGGCTCAGGCCACGAGCACCAGGCAGCGAGCTGCACTGAGTGACTGCATGGCTCAGATCTCCGACTCTGTAACCCAACTAGACAGGACGTTGAGCGAACTGCAACACCTCCAGGTGAAATCATTCCAATGGCAGATGAGCAACGCCCAGACGTGGGCCAGCACAGTCATGTCCAACGGCGGCTCGTGCGTGCGCAGCTTCAGGAATAGCGATGCGGACGCGAAGCTCAAGTTGGACATGAATCGGAGGGTCACCACCGTTACCATGCTCACCAGCAACGCGTTGTATCTTATCACTCGCCTCAGTGAAGGCACGAGTCGCAACCATCGCTCTAATTCCCATCCTTGA